caaaacCACGAGCTACAGTGTAAgtagataatttaatatcgtCATTATGATTAAAAAAGCAATTTAGagttaatgataaaatatacaCACTTCAAGGTagaataatacaaataactAGATAAATCAGTAACGGAGGAAGTAGTTCATATAAAAACTGCGACCCTGGAGCAGGAGCAATATGGAGTTATAAGAATTAAAAGTTACGGCCAGCTAATCTAAGTGCGAATTACAGCTCTTAGGAATAATGTGCATTTACTGAGTTAATACCTAGAAGTATGCCTAAACTTTCAAGCATCTCTAGTTTGAAATCATATGAAGGCGTTCTACAGTATATAACTGGCCAGTCTGTTCAATTTTAAGCGGTATTCTCTTTCCTGTTCACCttttgtaaaaataatcttAGAACTAATCATCAGATAATGTCCTTACTAACATTTCTGTTTTCTTGTTATAATCTGCTCTACAAGGCAAACAGCATCCTCATATGTCTAATTTAGGTATACAGAAAAGAACATAGATTAGCTATTGCAAAATCTGCTAGAAGCACAACATTTGGCTTTCTCAGTATCTCAATggattaaaatattatttctgaGCACGAGGACCAGAAAACTCTAAACGATGCTTCCATAAAACAAACTCTGAAGACGTGTAGTTAGCATTTCCCTTATCACCAGAACTAAATTcacaaataaattatctcGAAAAGCAAATGCTTTTTTGAGCTTTTCAGTATCTACAATATCACTATTGTAATTTTGTTGAACTACAgttgaaattcaaaaatattgtttgaataaaaaaatattcaaatattattacagAGTAGAATTTTACTAACATTTTGAATCTCATgacaataattaataagCAAGTGGTCATTAAGGCGTGTACAATACATTAGTCAATTCAATACTAttcattttaaaagaaaaaatatctggaaaaataagtaaaaaaaCTGAAATCTATATAAAACTATCAAGAATTTAACCAAACCTAAATTACAGAAAAGTATCAATTCCTATACTATAAAAATAACTAGCATGgtttttatattaaatagaTCCTTTTACTAAACTATCtgcattattatcattctACACAGCCTTAAGTAAAATAActgaataaattttaagTCGATATCATTAAGGGagtaaaataatttccCCCTTGGCCAATTAAAGGagtttgattatttttggTTCGTATACAactttttatataatacaaCAGTTTGTTTATGCAATGCTAGAATCTTGAAAAGTCACTGCAATAAAAAGTTTACATGAACTAGAAGTACCATTGCCATTAGTATCCTAAAAGTTGCAGCAACCTAATTAGGATTAGCATGACTAGATACTTTGAGAGTTTGATCTATTAAAGTTTCTGCTCTGTCGTCAAAAAAACTAAAGAGAAAGATTTAATACATTAATAAAACTGACTTTCTGAATAATTGTTGCTTTCTAAAGCAgcttataataatatatatactattTGTCTTAATCCAATATTGCTATAACAGTTTTTGGCAAGAATCTGAAGACCACTAATCGCATTGTCATctagaaaaggaaaaagaagGGACCCTGAAAgtttaatatattgattACTCAAATGtgctatttttaatatatatatatatactaaTAGTAGATAAGCTAAAGATATAAATTTCCCGTAAATAGCTGGAATTTTCCTACCCTATTAAACACTAACATTTCGAAAAGAGAGCTTTAGTTCTAGAATGTAAAATCTAGAGACATATGTGTGCTTAACTTTATTcgtaataaattttattttgccTATTGagaattaatattacaatACTCTATCAAATCTACACATCAAAATTATGaagtaaattttttgtcttagaattacttttttttaaaattgtaaaacCTTGATGTTTATAGACTTaaattgcaaaaaaaagaaaaatcaatGAAGTATTTTTTGAAGTAATTCACTTTAATACAAATCCTGCTATATAACAGTTTTTAGTTCTATTATTAGAGGTAGTGGAACTGTTTGTACAACATGTGAAACATAATTGCATAGTAATTTTTACTAAAATTCTTGAGAACAAATAACGGGATACTCAAGACGTACATATTGtgaatataataaactTATATTTCTAGTGATCTATTCATTATCTCTTAAAATATCTTATCTCATACATAGTAACTAAAGTCTGAAAAACATATGTAGTTGCATTTATTGGGGTAGGATAACCATGTGCTGAACATGCCTATAGATTACGTCATAGTAACAGCATAATATGGTGAAGTTAAGCATGCTGATAGGTAGCATTCTATAActtatttaaatacaatgaaaacaaaaacCTCAACTCTGACTGTAGGATGGCACATACTTCTATTGACTAGCATAATAATTAAGAACATGAGTTATTTGTACCGAGAAACAGATGAGATACATCTTCAAATCTTTCGTTAGTAGGACATACATGACGTGCTGAATAAGAAAGTATTTATTGTactgataatattaatctATGTATACAATCAGTGATTAAAGCAAGATAGAATTCTATATTAAATCAgtacatacatatatatacagatacataaattctaattttttatatatacacTTTGTAACGTGCAACGTACTTATACGATAAATGTGAAAATTCATACTTCATTTGATACAGTAACATATAATTGAGGTAAAATAATACCTCCTCAAAGGTTAGCCGCCACTTGTTCAAAATTTCTAGTTCATAGGTAATATAGATGGATGATGATTATTAAATACttgtaaaatttgaaagaaattcTTGTGTACAGTAACAATTTTTGCTTTCTTCACAGTCCTTGTACGCGTTAAGTAATACGGATAAAACCCCCCTTTGAATGTGATTAAATGGCTAAATTTGAATTGCTGCCTATCATCTATCAtcacattattattattttccgGAGTTTTCCACTACTATGTACGGATTAAAATTTAGTGCAAGCCATAAAGTGTGAAATTTTCCAGATTTTATGATTCCTAATTTCACGTGCTAAATAGAATCATAATGAACCACATAAAAACAAACTATTAGATTTCACTTGTTTTCAAACTCAAGGATTGAAAATCAATTGCTTGTTAACAGTTCAATTCTAAGACTGAACTTTGAATTTTATCTATTTAAAGATGAGAATGTTTATATAAGTTTACTGTACAATGTTAATAGAATACCCATATCAAAGGTTCTTCCTAATACATTCTATATACTATTACTACcaatagaatttaatagTTCTTTAAGtctaatataaaatagtagaaaataattaatcaaattaatatcaaataatatgacTGCAAAGAATATCACTTGGCACCAAGGTATCTCTTATGAAGAACGTATTTCTCTCAGAGGTCAAAAAGGATATACATTATGGTTTACAGGTTTAAGTGGTTCAGGTAAAAGTACCATTGCCTGCGCTTTAGAAGAATTACtgctaaaaaaaaaatactctGTATACAGACTTGATGGGGATAATATTAGATTCGGActaaataaagatttagGCTTCTCTGAAGATGACcgtaatgaaaatattagaagaattagtgaagtatcaaaattatttgcaGATTCATGTGCTATATCTAttacttcttttatttcCCCATATTTAAAGGAGAGAAATAATGCTCGTCTTTTGCACGAAGAAGTAGGATTACCTTTTATTGAGATATTTGTTGATGCTCCATTACATATTGTCGAAGAGAGAGATCCTAAAGGTTTGTATAAGAAAGCTAGAGCTGGCGAAATCAAGGAATTTACTGGTATCTCTGCCCCATACGAAAAACCTGTTAATCCAGAAATACACATAAAATCGGATGAAAACACAATTGAAGAAAGTGTCgatattatttacaaatatttattagataaGAAGTTACTTTAAAGTGTTGCCGCCAAGATTAGTACAAAAATGAATTCATAAATGCTAGATTCATTACATATTCAGAACatgtatatttatatattattttaaaattcataagttatgtatttttaaaaaatttatttattaaatagaAAGTCAAAATTTTCTATTCATGGCTTAGAAAGATAGCTTTCTCACTATGCTAGACTAATTTTCCTGACAGGTTTTCAGCAAATGAAACACTTAATATCTAAGTCAAAATGACTAATATAAGCCAGGTACTAGTGAATGAATAAATCAAAGATTATAGgagaatatttaatattgattcACTTTGTgtataaaattgaatttgaatcataatttactatatactatacaaaataaaaaaaaaagacaaaatgACGTAGAGAAATATACATAAAGGAAAATGGTTGATATGGTcctaaaaataaacaaaaagtgttttttgtaatattgAATGCATACTGTACAGCATTATGGTTGTATCAATTATTACTTAAAAATGCAATGAAAATGGTAgaggaaataaaaaaaaatatgaatgtgatgaaaaatagattaacagaaaacaaaaaaaataatattgaagattaGTAGAACTTCATAGCTGCTGGTTTAGGATATATAGGAGAGTCCCC
The window above is part of the Henningerozyma blattae CBS 6284 chromosome 2, complete genome genome. Proteins encoded here:
- the MET14 gene encoding adenylyl-sulfate kinase (similar to Saccharomyces cerevisiae MET14 (YKL001C); ancestral locus Anc_2.510), whose protein sequence is MTAKNITWHQGISYEERISLRGQKGYTLWFTGLSGSGKSTIACALEELLLKKKYSVYRLDGDNIRFGLNKDLGFSEDDRNENIRRISEVSKLFADSCAISITSFISPYLKERNNARLLHEEVGLPFIEIFVDAPLHIVEERDPKGLYKKARAGEIKEFTGISAPYEKPVNPEIHIKSDENTIEESVDIIYKYLLDKKLL